The region GCTTTGATGTGTTAATGCAAATTTCACCTTATGATGTTGAAGGTATAGAGATACTAAAGCCAGGCGTTGGTGCTGCTATTTATGGTACCGAAGGTTACTGGGGGGTAGTGGTGGTCACTTTAAAAAAGGGAGGGGGTGATTTGCAGCGCATGCAGCAGACCGGACTAGCAAGAATTAAATTACCGGGATATGCTGAAGATAAAGAATTTTATACCCCTTTATATGACAAGCAAAAAGCCGACAACAATTACAATGGCCAACGTTCAACTATATTTTGGCAACCTAATTTAGTAACTAACGCCGCTGGCAACGCCAAGCTTTCGTTTTATACAGCTGATGAACCTGCCACTTACCGGATAGTGGCCGAGGGAATAAACATTAATGGCAAGTTGTTGAGGCAAGAGTTTTATGTTGATGTTAAAGAAAAATAAATTATATTTCTGCTAATCAGCGTGTTTAATGTGACTGGGTGAAAATATGAATAAAAAATTTGCACCTCTAACTAAAAAAGCTACCTTTGCATTCCCTTTCGGGATGTAGCGTAGCCCGGTATCGCGCCACATTTGGGATGTGGAGGCCGCAGGTTCGAATCCTGCCATCCCGACGATACCACATATCAAACGATATGGAAAGCCTGTAAATCAATTATTTACAGGCTTTTTTGTTTTCCTGCCAACGCAAATTATATCAAATCATCGCAAGTTATCCGTCACCTAACTGAACACCTCTTTTCGTTTCATACTTTTGAGATATTCAAAAGTTGTTTAAACAACTGTAATACAATAGGTTAAATGGCAATGAACTTGCGTTTTTTTTCGCTGATTTGAGCCGATCTTTTGATACCATTAGGTATGATTTAACACCAAATAAATGTAAATGGTTTAATTAGATCAATGTTATGAAAGCGATCAACACATTCAGTGTCCACTTCAATCTGCGGACAGAAAAAGGAAGAAGGGAAAGCGCCGGTTTATGCGGCAATTAAAGTTAATGGAGAGAAAGCCATGCTGGCACTCAAGCAGAGCGTTGCTACAAGGTGCTGGGACGTTCGGAAAGGTATGGGGAAAACGACGACCGCTGAAGGCAGGGAGCTTAACTCTTCAACCATTTGGGGCGTGTGCCTTCCGGCGAATCGCCGCCGATTAACGCTTTGAACTGTGCAATCAGCTTCTCGCCGAACGCTTCCAAGTCTTCTCGGGTGATGATTTCTGTTGCCATTTTTATTAATTTTGTAATGAATTTCAAGCTTAAAGGCATTAGATGAGACAAGAGTTAATTTGTCTGAATCTAATATGCGTTGCTCTGATACAAAATTGAGTGAAGGGAATGGAGATTTAATCCGAGGGTATCCGAGTCGGATTTGATTTTATTAAGGATTTAAAGCTGATACCGTAAAGTCATAGGTTATATCAAAAGATAGGCTAGTTTTAATCTCATACAGTACTGATAATGTTCAGTTATCTTCCCGAAGCGCTGAAAGTCTTATCAAAGTATAAAGATCATCCGCGGTGCGAAAACAAAGATATTGTGCTGCCGATGTTAAGCAATCAGAAAATGAACGCCTATTTAAAAGAGATCGCCGACCTTTGTTACGTTCGCAAGCATTTGACCTTCCACCTGGCCAGACATACTTTCGCTACCACGGTCACGCTATCCAATGGTGTTCCTATCGAAACAGTGAGCTAAATGCTTGAGCACACTGGATTGAAGACGACCCAGCATTATGCCAAAATACTCGATGTCGAAGTGAGCCAGGATATGAATTCTCTTAAGGAAAAGCTTAAGAGAATAAGCGCAAATTACAAAAGCAGTCAACTTAAATTTGTAACGCGATAAATGCTAAATTATGAAAGAGATTAAAGAGGATCCAATGCCGCCAGGGAATTGGTCATCAGCCAGATATATTTAAACGCACTTGCAGAACGCTATCAGGTTGAAACGAAAGTATTGAACCAGGCAGTCCAGGGTACATAAAACATCTCCCCGCTGATTTTATGTTTAAACATACGACATAGGGATGGGATGACTTGAAGTTGGCGAGGCAGAAGAAGCTCCCCAAAGTGTACAGAACATGGCATATGATGCTGTCAAGTGTTTAAATAGTGAACAAGCTATACATACGATTCATTGAATTACTTAAATTAGGATTTAGCTATTATTGTGTAACGGAATTTTGCTTTGGTGCGTCATTACTATATACCTGATTTACTCATGAAAATCCTTTTCCTTATCTTGATGTTATTAATTCCATTTGTATCATCAGCCCAACAGTGCGACTGTCTGCAAAATTTTGATTATACGGTCAACCATGTCAGAGAAGATTATGCCGGGTATAAGGATAAAATCAAAGCGAGAAATAGAAAGGGGTTTGATAACTTCACAAGTTTACTGAGAAAGAAAGCAATGACCGCAGATCGTGTGGACTCATGCTATATTATTTTGAGGACATGGACGAATTATTTCCGGGACAACCACCTCCGTGTTCAATTGGATTGGCGTTATAGGCAGAAATACCCGGAATCAGTAAAATTATTGAATAAACGTTTTGCAAAACCAAAGAACATTAATGTGTCAACTGAAAAATTAGAGGCATTGACTAATATCCGGATACTTGATGAAAAGACAGTTCTATTAAGGCTTCCGTCCTTCGAGTGGGGCGAAAAGAAGATGATTGATAGCTTACTGAAAGCATATGATCAGCAATTAAAGAGAACACCAAACTGGATCATAGATCTTAGAGGGAACGTCGGTGGCACTGATTATGCCTTTAGTGGATTAATGCCATTCATCTACACTGACCCAATACACATAAAACCTGATGAGTTTCTTTCTTCAATAGACAATATCCAAATTCTGGCTGAAAATCTCAAAGATAGTGACCTTTCACAGGCAGGCAAGGACTTCATAACCAACTTGATTGGATTAATGAAGCAACATCCGAACCAATTTGTCAATCCTTCAGGGAAGGATAACTTCGATATCAGATTAGATACGGTTTATCAATATCCGGCCAATGTAGCCATTCTGATCGATAGAAACACGGCTAGTTCCGCAGAATCTTTTTTATTGAGTGCTGTGCAGAGCAAGAAAGTAAAAATATATGGGGAAAATTCAGCCGGAACCTTGGATTATAATAACACGCAATTTTTTGATATACCGTGCAAGGACTTTAATCTAGTTATTCCTATCGGACGTTCTAAACGACTGCCTAAAAATCCAATCGATAACATCGGCGTTAGACCAAACATTCGAATAGATGAAGCACATCCTGATAAGATCAGTTTCATAAAGGGGCTATTGGATAAATAGACGTTTAATTTAGAAATTGCTATTTAGGTGAGCGAACGCTGCGAAAAGCAGGATTGTTAATAGCAAGGCCAACAATTAAAAGTAAACAGCAAGGCATAACGGCCTGAGAAACCCAACCGCCTGCCCGCTGCTAACATCTTTTTAATCAATAATAAGTTCAAACTTCAAGAAGGCTTCCCGCTTCCCAGAAATAAAAAGGGATTTTGTATTTCGTTAAAGCTTAGTTGGTAAGGGCTATTTGACCAATAATCTTTTCACATTTAGTCATAAAGAAACGCTTATCGAATGAGTCGAGGCTCTTGTTTTATTTCAGCTGAATTTGTATCTTT is a window of Mucilaginibacter terrenus DNA encoding:
- a CDS encoding site-specific integrase, which codes for MFSYLPEALKVLSKYKDHPRCENKDIVLPMLSNQKMNAYLKEIADLCYVRKHLTFHLARHTFATTVTLSNGVPIETVS
- a CDS encoding S41 family peptidase, which encodes MKILFLILMLLIPFVSSAQQCDCLQNFDYTVNHVREDYAGYKDKIKARNRKGFDNFTSLLRKKAMTADRVDSCYIILRTWTNYFRDNHLRVQLDWRYRQKYPESVKLLNKRFAKPKNINVSTEKLEALTNIRILDEKTVLLRLPSFEWGEKKMIDSLLKAYDQQLKRTPNWIIDLRGNVGGTDYAFSGLMPFIYTDPIHIKPDEFLSSIDNIQILAENLKDSDLSQAGKDFITNLIGLMKQHPNQFVNPSGKDNFDIRLDTVYQYPANVAILIDRNTASSAESFLLSAVQSKKVKIYGENSAGTLDYNNTQFFDIPCKDFNLVIPIGRSKRLPKNPIDNIGVRPNIRIDEAHPDKISFIKGLLDK